The sequence CTGGGACGGGGAAGCCGGACGGTCCGGATAAACGGCATCCCGGGCTCCCCCGCGCGTCATGGAGGAAGCGTCAGCTTCATAGGGAGCAGACGGGAAGGAGGCCGCATCAGCCGCGCCTGCCGAAAGGCCGGAATTTGGACTTTGGCCGCGCGAGGCGCCCCCTTGTCCCTGACCGCTTTCAGGAACCATCTGGCCTTCCCGGATACCCGGTGTTTCGCCCGCTCCCGATTTTGCTGTAAACCCAAGTTGTTCCGGGCTTGTCTTCGGCACTCCGCCCGCAGCCGCTGAATTCGGCGCAGCCTTCGGAAAGGCAAATTGCCCCTGAATGAATGAAGTGCTGCCCTTAGGTCCAATTGGTTCTCTGCCGGGGCGCGGAATTAAATTCTCACCGAGCAGAACCTTGCGGATTTCCTGCTCCACGAACTGATACAGCTCGGTCTCCTTGCTGAACCGCACCTCCAATTTCGCCGGGTGCACGTTAACGTCCACCAGCGAAGGATGCATATCCAGCTTTAGTACAAGCAGCGGATAGCGGTTAATCGGCAGCAGCGTGTGATACGCGCGCATAATGGCCGCATTCAGGCCGCTACTGCGAATATAACGGCCGCCCACAATCGTTGTGACCGCGTTACGGTTGGACCGCGTCCATTCCGGGCGGCTGACAAGCCCTGAAATCCGGTAGTCCGGATCTTCCGCCTGTACGGGCAGCATGGCTTTCGCTGCCGAAGTGCCGTAAACGGCGGCAATGACTTGAAGCAGATCGCCGTTCCCCAGCGTATGCAGCAGTTGGTTGCCGTTATGATGCAGTGTAAATGAAATCCCTGGATGGGCGAGCGCCATCCTGTACATGGCGTCGGAGATGTGGCCCAGTTCGGTCTGGATGCTCTTCATGTATTTCAGCCTTGCCGGGGTGTTGTAGAATAGCTCCCTGACATTCATCTCTGTCCCCCGGCTGCGGGCGGCATCTTCATTCACCGTCAGTTTGCCGCCCTCGATCTCAAGCAGCCGCCCCCTGCCGTCGTCAGAGCTCGCAGTCAGCAAGGAAACTTTAGCCACGGCGGCGATACTGGGCAGCGCCTCGCCCCGGAAACCGAGACTGGTAATCTGAAACAAATCCCGGCCGTTCGCAATTTTGCTCGTTGCATGGCGGTAAAAGGCGGTCTCGCAATCCTCCGCTTCAATACCCGATCCGTTATCCTTGACCCGGATGCTCTGCAGCCCGCCTTCCTCCACAGCGACTTCGATCCGGGTGCTGCCCGCGTCAATGGCGTTCTCCACAAGCTCTTTCACCACTGAAGCCGGCCGCTCCACGACCTCCCCGGCGGCAATCTGGTTGGCGATATGCTCGTCCAGCACATGGATTTTGGCCATTTACGTTCACCTCCGATTCGGTTTCCCTCTATTTCTTTTTGAGCTTCATTTTCAAATCGTTCAGCAATTGCATGGCCTGGAGTGGCGTCATATTCATCAGATCCGCTCCGCTGACCGCAGCTATAATATCGTCGGCTACCAAATGGCCTTGCTGGCTTGCTGCCGCCTTGGGGCCGCGCCGAGGCTCGTCATCGCCGAAGATGGAGAGCTGCACTACGCCGCCTTCTTCTTCCACGCGGTCCGCTAAATGCACCGCCGTCTCCCGGCGGGCGGCCTCGGAAGCGCCCAGGCTTCCTTCCGCATGGGATGAAATGTTAGTAGCGGAGCCGGCTGCGGGGTATGTACTGGATTCGGCAGCCGTTTCAAGGACGGTCTCAAGTGCAGCTTCGGCCGTACTAACATTTTTGCTGTTGCCTGTGAGATTGGAACCCGCAGATGCCAGACCGCCGCCGTGATCCCCGGACAGTGATACAGATTCCGCAGGAGCATTAGCTGAAGAAGAATGCTCGATATGCTGCAGCAGTCCGTAAGCGCGGTCGATGATGCTGCCGGGCAGCCCGGCAAGACGCGCGCAGTAGATGCCGTAGCTGCTGTCCGCAGCGCCAGCAATCAGCTTGCGCAGGAAAGTCACTTTATCTCCGCTCTCCTGCACCGCCATGGAATAATTGCGAAGACCGTTCAGGCTGTCCTCCAGATGCGCCAGCTCGTGAAAATGCGTCGATACCAGCGCCTTGCAGCCGATATGGTGATGCACATATTCGATAACCGCCTGGGCTATGGCCATTCCCTCGCTTGTCGAGGTCCCCCGGCCCAGCTCATCAATAATAATCAGGCTGCGCGGCGTCGCTTTGTCGGTCATGAGCTGGATATCAGCCATCTCGACCATAAAGGTGCTTTGACCGCCAATGAGATCATCGGCCGCTCCAATTCGTGTGAAAATCCGGTCGATGACCGGGATTTCCGCCCTATCTGCCGGAACGAAGCATCCCACCTGCGCCATAATGCAGATCAGAGCCACCTGGCGCATATAGGTGCTTTTTCCCGCCATATTCGGACCCGTAATCAGCAAAATTCTGCCCTCGTCCTGCGTGAGACTGCTGCCGTTGGCGATAAAAGAAGCATCCTTCAGCACCGCTTCAACGACAGGATGGCGGCCGCCTTCAATCTTCAAATCATAACCTTCGGTCAGCGTCGGCTTGACGAAACGCTGCTCCGCGCTGACCGCTGCAAGACCTTGGTACACGTCGATTTCGGCCACTTTCTCCGCCAAACTTTGCAGTCTGGGAATCTGCGAGCTTAACCGTTCGCGCAGTTCGCTGAATAAGCTGTACTCAAGATCGGTCATTTTGTCCTGCGCTTCCAGAATCAGGGCTTCCTTCTCTTTCAATTCGGGAGTTACGAAGCGCTCCGCATTGGCGAGCGTCTGCTTGCGCTCATACCGTCCCTCCGGCAGGGACGCCAGATTGGAACGGGTAATTTCTATATAATAGCCGAACACCTTGTTGAATCCGATCTTCAGCGACTTGATTCCCGTTGCCAGGCGCTCCTTCGCCTCAAGCTCGGCTATCCAGCGCTTGCCGCTGCTGCTTGCCTCTCTAAGCTCGTCCAGCCGGGCATGGTAGCCGGGCCGAATCAGCCCGCCGTCGCGTACGGATACCGGTGGATCGTCGACTATAGCCCGTGCAATGTCCTCGCGAAGATCGGCGCACTCGTCAATCCCTTCACCGATTTCCCGCAGCGTGGACGAGCCCGAAGCGAGGCATAGCTCCTTAAGCTCGGGAATCTGCGCCAGCGACAGCTTCAGGGCGTTCAGATCACGGCCGTTGGCGCTGCCGTACGCGACCCGTCCGGTAAGACGCTCCAGATCGTAAATTTCTTTTAGGGCCAGGCGAAAATCCTCGCGGACAATGTACTGGTTGTACAAATAGTCGACAGCCTCCAGACGCCGCTCGACCTTGGAGCGCTGCAGCAGCGGCTTGTCGATCCGCCGCCGCAGCAGCCGGGCGCCCATAGAGGTCTCTGTACGGTCGAGCAGCCAGAGCAGAGAGCCTTTCTTGGAGCGTTCCCGCACGGTCTCGGTCAGCTCCAGATTACGCCGCGTGAAGGGGTCCAAAATCATATAATTCCCCGGCTCATAGGAGGAAATCTGGCTTAGCTGTCCCAAGGATCGCCGCTGCGTCTCGCTGAGATAAGAAATCAGCAGCGCGAGGCACTCCGCCCGCTCGGACTCCAGCCGCGCCCAGGCCGCCTCACCGAACTGGTTCCGCGCCAGCTCTTCATTCTTCTTCTCCCAGGGTGTATAGACAACCGGCTTGTCTCCCGGAATCGTACCTGCCCGGACACTGTCCAGCAGCGTCTCGTCCCCGATAATTTCCGCCGGCTCATACAGGCCGATCTCACCGCGCAGCGTGTCCGCCCC is a genomic window of Paenibacillus durus ATCC 35681 containing:
- the mutL gene encoding DNA mismatch repair endonuclease MutL; amino-acid sequence: MAKIHVLDEHIANQIAAGEVVERPASVVKELVENAIDAGSTRIEVAVEEGGLQSIRVKDNGSGIEAEDCETAFYRHATSKIANGRDLFQITSLGFRGEALPSIAAVAKVSLLTASSDDGRGRLLEIEGGKLTVNEDAARSRGTEMNVRELFYNTPARLKYMKSIQTELGHISDAMYRMALAHPGISFTLHHNGNQLLHTLGNGDLLQVIAAVYGTSAAKAMLPVQAEDPDYRISGLVSRPEWTRSNRNAVTTIVGGRYIRSSGLNAAIMRAYHTLLPINRYPLLVLKLDMHPSLVDVNVHPAKLEVRFSKETELYQFVEQEIRKVLLGENLIPRPGREPIGPKGSTSFIQGQFAFPKAAPNSAAAGGVPKTSPEQLGFTAKSGAGETPGIREGQMVPESGQGQGGASRGQSPNSGLSAGAADAASFPSAPYEADASSMTRGGARDAVYPDRPASPSQLRDGAPYGGGYRSDSRTASRPAQALPGTEELWAPAGSGNTGLPPFPELTYIGQHHGTYIIAQNDEGLYLIDQHAAHERINYEFYYEKFGRPAEASQELLLPITLEFTPAESKLLAERLQWFEQAGVYLEPFGGQTFLVRSHPYWFPKGDEKEIIEEMAEWVLGEKSIDLAKLREASSILCSCKASIKANQKLTEQEVESLLSRLSACRQPYTCPHGRPIVISFSAYDLEKLFKRVM
- the mutS gene encoding DNA mismatch repair protein MutS; protein product: MAKYTPMIEQYLKVKEGAKDAFLFFRLGDFYEMFFDDALLASKELDITLTGREGGGDERIPMCGVPYHSAEGYIQRLIEKGYKVAICEQLDDPATTKGMVRRDIVRVVTPGTVMEGKVLADKSNNYLVCVTECAGMTALAACDLTTGELYVTSSPAGADTLRGEIGLYEPAEIIGDETLLDSVRAGTIPGDKPVVYTPWEKKNEELARNQFGEAAWARLESERAECLALLISYLSETQRRSLGQLSQISSYEPGNYMILDPFTRRNLELTETVRERSKKGSLLWLLDRTETSMGARLLRRRIDKPLLQRSKVERRLEAVDYLYNQYIVREDFRLALKEIYDLERLTGRVAYGSANGRDLNALKLSLAQIPELKELCLASGSSTLREIGEGIDECADLREDIARAIVDDPPVSVRDGGLIRPGYHARLDELREASSSGKRWIAELEAKERLATGIKSLKIGFNKVFGYYIEITRSNLASLPEGRYERKQTLANAERFVTPELKEKEALILEAQDKMTDLEYSLFSELRERLSSQIPRLQSLAEKVAEIDVYQGLAAVSAEQRFVKPTLTEGYDLKIEGGRHPVVEAVLKDASFIANGSSLTQDEGRILLITGPNMAGKSTYMRQVALICIMAQVGCFVPADRAEIPVIDRIFTRIGAADDLIGGQSTFMVEMADIQLMTDKATPRSLIIIDELGRGTSTSEGMAIAQAVIEYVHHHIGCKALVSTHFHELAHLEDSLNGLRNYSMAVQESGDKVTFLRKLIAGAADSSYGIYCARLAGLPGSIIDRAYGLLQHIEHSSSANAPAESVSLSGDHGGGLASAGSNLTGNSKNVSTAEAALETVLETAAESSTYPAAGSATNISSHAEGSLGASEAARRETAVHLADRVEEEGGVVQLSIFGDDEPRRGPKAAASQQGHLVADDIIAAVSGADLMNMTPLQAMQLLNDLKMKLKKK